One window of the Prochlorococcus marinus XMU1411 genome contains the following:
- the murI gene encoding glutamate racemase yields MKLKIGIFDSGIGGFTILNSLLKTRKDVEVFYLADTKRIPFGSKNSKKIRLIAKEICTFFVDKNLDALLVACNTTNACALDILEDNLKVPCFDLINSVSEIVDKQIIGVIATQTTVRSSYYKKAINSKKENKIIFQQECPELVSEIEKEKLNLDKLNSLSDLYLRPLINKNIEELILGCSHYPLIYDFFRKKLDSNIKIIDPSVALIKKFNESFAIPKTDRYESISLENVKFFVTSERDEFSNKVKFWLGINKEIRLVNLRSNV; encoded by the coding sequence GTGAAACTTAAAATAGGTATATTTGATAGCGGAATAGGTGGTTTTACTATCCTTAATTCTTTACTAAAAACACGTAAAGATGTAGAAGTTTTCTATTTGGCCGATACAAAAAGGATACCTTTTGGGAGTAAAAATTCTAAAAAGATAAGATTAATTGCAAAGGAGATTTGTACTTTTTTTGTTGATAAGAATTTGGATGCACTTTTAGTTGCTTGTAACACTACAAATGCGTGTGCGCTAGATATTTTAGAAGATAATTTAAAGGTCCCTTGTTTTGACCTTATAAACTCAGTATCGGAAATAGTTGATAAACAAATAATTGGTGTCATAGCAACACAAACAACTGTTCGATCATCGTATTACAAGAAAGCTATAAATTCTAAAAAAGAGAATAAGATAATATTTCAGCAAGAATGTCCAGAATTAGTATCAGAAATTGAAAAAGAAAAATTAAATCTTGATAAGTTAAATAGTCTTTCAGACTTATACTTAAGACCATTAATAAACAAAAATATTGAAGAATTAATACTTGGATGTAGTCACTATCCTTTAATTTATGACTTTTTTAGAAAAAAATTAGATTCGAATATAAAAATCATTGATCCATCGGTAGCATTAATAAAAAAATTTAATGAATCTTTTGCTATTCCAAAAACTGACCGCTATGAGAGTATTTCTCTCGAAAATGTAAAATTTTTTGTTACTTCAGAAAGAGATGAGTTTTCCAATAAAGTAAAATTTTGGCTTGGAATTAATAAAGAAATTAGGTTAGTTAACCTCCGAAGTAATGTTTGA